CGGCGGTTTCCAGGGCGCGGCGGATGATGCCCAGCGCCGCGCGGGTCTGTTCGGCCGGATCGCCCTCGCCGACGACCTCGCCGTTCACGGTGGCGGTCGTCCCGCTGACCTGCACCACGTTCCCGACCCGGACGGCGCGCGAGTACCCGACCGCCGCTTCCCAGGGACTGCCGCTGCTGATCTTCTGCCTCATGCGTCCAGCGTATGGGGGAGGACAGCAGGGTGCGCCTGTACTGACCGCGTGACACCTGCGGCGTTCAGTTGGTGGTCACCTCCCCTGTGCGGGGCGTGAGCGTCCACTTCGTGACGGTCCAGCCCTGGTCGCCGCGGGTCAGGTCGATGGTGACCGTGTAGCGCGGCCCGAAGATGTACTCGCTGTCCGTCTTCGCGTCCGCGTAGCCCACCTCGGCGGTCGCCATGATCTGCGCGTGGTCGGCCGCGTCCGTGGGCATCTCGATGGCGCCCACGCTGAAGTCGCCCAGGTGCGGCAGATCCAGCGTGGCGTCGGTGAGGGCCGCCCACGGCCGGGCGCGCGTCAGGGCGGCGTCGATGC
This genomic window from Deinococcus sp. KSM4-11 contains:
- a CDS encoding RidA family protein, whose amino-acid sequence is MRQKISSGSPWEAAVGYSRAVRVGNVVQVSGTTATVNGEVVGEGDPAEQTRAALGIIRRALETAGASLEDVVRTRIYVTDISRWEEVGHAHGEVFGEIRPATTMVQVAALIDPLHLVEIEAEAIIGE